Sequence from the Candoia aspera isolate rCanAsp1 chromosome 7, rCanAsp1.hap2, whole genome shotgun sequence genome:
ttttgttcatttttaacacTGGAGGCCCTTCTCCAAGTTCCCCCCAGTGAAAAAAGAATAGAAGGTAGCCATGATGAAAGGTCCTTTTCATCAGTAGCCTTCACAATTATAAAATACCCTCCCCATAGTATTTTTCTGGTACCTTCTTTAACAGCTATCCAGGAAGTCCAATGTTTAGACTTAGGTTTTCTGTTTCCTTAGACTCtctaatacagtatatattgtttaAGCAATGAACTATGTGCTTCTTGGATCCAATAAAAGTGTGAAGTACTAGATATTTACATACAATACAATCATAACTATATACCATCCTTCCCTCGTATTTTGGACTAATTTCCAGTTTGCTACTATAGACAATTGCTTTCCTTACAGCAAATCAGCATAATAGCTCCAGTGATGTAGAAGCGTTTTCCCTTCTCCATGGTGAAGAGCTGTACCACAAACATGACCAAAGAGATGAAGGAGAAGATGATGGCCAGGATTATGAAGGCCTGCACAGCCTTGAGGGCAGCTAAAGACACATGGGAAGAATGGGACAAAGGAAAGCATGAGTCCAATGGACAGCAAGGTACTATTAATGCAATAAGtatagatgaaaataaataatctctTACCCAAGTCATCATCATTAACAACAAGGTCCTGGCAAGTGTTTTCTGAACATTGCTTCCAGAGCCCTGAGGAGTTTGTTTTGTCAGAAATGGAGGTTACCATCCAGACCTAAAATAAAGCAGAAGCCACCTTCATTGTTAGATTACCTCCCTTCAAGAAAACTGACTTATCAAGCTAAAACTGGAAGCCAGTTCAGCTGACCTTTTGCAAAGTGCCATCAATAATTACTAGGTTTACCAAAATAAATTCTGGATTATATTGACATATATCTGATATTAGGGTGCTTTTTCAGCAATATGAATACACATATTATAATTTCAAATTGTGATGTGCTTAAGATAATATAAACTGAGAAAAAGCAGTTTGCCAAAATACAAGGCAATTACTGAATGTGAAATTTAATATTGATTTAGTAACTTTAATAGAGAGGTATAGTAGAATGAATaatgtaaacagaaaaaaaatgagatattcatgaaaattgttgttgttgttgctcagGAAATACTGTAATTAACAGTATTCCCAATTTGATGCTCATCTAGAAAATCCATTTTGAGTTTTCCTTATtcctggggaagggaaggagaagggggtTGATTTCCAATAGACAACAAGTGAAATAACcattgataaaatattttttttaaatcttgttaaTTCAAGCTACCTGCAAAATGGTATTGAgatagttgttgctgttgttgttgtactAGCAAATTTGGGAATGTTTGGAACCAGTCACGATCTAAGATACAGGAACAGGGGGAAAGAAACTCAGTGGGCATAAAAAAGAGAATATTGGAACCTAAGTGCCAACTGGATTAAACCAAAGAGTTATTTACTGCAGCATTGTGTCatattgtcagcacctgatcattcaagcattcacacaatcacagtcaggaggctgggattcctttaactgttttaatgaagcgtaatgaacggtacagaaggcaagctacgaacaaagatttcctgctcaaacctaacttaaaaactacattctcttagttagtcccctttcccatgaaaccatgtcaccccccctcccatccagatggtattcctggcatatctcaaccccgtgtccttgatgtcctccatagccataataaaccacttcatactccaacttcacaccccctcccatctggcaacacggattccattccttgaagaaggaaatgatggtagatgctccgataagggtttctgtgaaacctttgatcaggggaaTCTGACACATATAGTGTCATGTCTGCTCCATCTGGGAAATTTATGAGATAGCTTTTTACACTGTTGCTTCCCAGAGGCTAGTGTCTAAGGTACAGTATGCTGCCTTTGATTCTGGAGACAGTTTACAGCCACTGAGGCCACTAGCCACCAATAGCCATGCCTCTACTCCTCTCTTGAAACACCTAAAGTGATGGCTATTATCACATTTATCTCTCAGTTTTGGGCTTCTCAGCTTGTGATAGGAAGAGGTATTTACCATTCTGTCCTAGGCAACCAAAATGAATTAGCTTTGATGTTCAACACCTAAATACAATCACACACACATTCCTTTGAAAACTGTATGACATGGTGATGGTCACTCCAACTGATGGCTTTTGTCATAAGGAACTGCCTTGAACTATTTCATCATCAAGCTTAGAATTTCCTGTTCTGACAATAGCTCTCAATGGCTTGAAGCAGAGGCCTTTTGCATTGTATCTGACCCTTTTTAATTAGAGATTCTTGGGACCAAAGTGATGTCCCACTGTATGAAAACTACTGCTCTACCACTAAGTATGATTCCTGTCTACAGTTTACTTCAGTAGAACTAGCCCATCTGTTCCATATTCCTGGGCCTTCTGTTCACAGATTTTGGATCTTCTTCCTTAAAAACTCAGAAAGGTaggattatctttttttaaaaaagaaaacagagatttTCAGGTTTAGGTTTCACTAGATTTTATGCTTAAGCAGACCTTCTGTGATGGCTCCTTGACTTTTTACTGAAGAGCCAGAATCTAATAATTAAGGTGTTCATTGAGATTTAGAAGAGTAAATTTAGGGCAGCCATGAAGTGAGTGACATAAAAGATGGTCAATCCAGAAAACTCTAGTTACTGCCACTGTATTAAATAAAGAAGTTTGTCTTATCATCACTTGCAATAATATATCTTAATGCTTGCTGCATTTACTCCATTTATAccacaatatatttataaatcataAAGAAGGCTTAGACATTCCCAttcatgggcatccacaggggagaGGGTCAAAACCACAAAAATAGTAGCTGCAACCACATGAAACTTTGCCCCCTCCTTGTTTGACACCCTCCCCCACCATGGATGCCCCATTCCCATTGCAGTTGCCTTAATACCAGAAGCTGGACTGGCTACTACATGAAGGATCTCTCCTGCCTTTTTGAGACAACCACAtgcccagatttttaaaaatgcaaataatttattAACAAGTAACCTGTAGGAATTATTAGATGCTAGATACCTGGAGAATATGGTAGAAAGGGTAACATTTCTGATGTCACAAATAGTCCTTCTATTTGATTTTCCCTGTGATCTAAGCATGGTCAGAGTTATTTACTTTTTGATGTATTTGTATCATTTAAAAAAGTTTTTAGTGTAATTTGATATGTTAGCTACCATCTCATTATATATTGACTGTCCCCTAGGCTAGAGCTATATTTCTATGCTTCTAGGTTATAGTGAGTAGAATACAGACTCATTTAGAGCGGATTTATTTAGAGGCCgcccattgaaataaatgaaaattcagttgtttctttatttctttatataatttcCTGATAAAGTTTAGAGGCTGCCCACTCTCAGTGACTGTGGGcagcttatatttaaaaaaataagaaaagtacaAATAACCCGCCCCCTACATATATCCTAGTCCTATTTTGAGTATGTTCAAATAAACATAatgcaactttaaaaataaatgctaatgGGTTAGACGGATATCAATTTTTCAGAGACTAGTCTCTGTACCTTAGTATTACATTATGAAAGGGTGCAGGGGGGTGGCAGTGAATCCTTGTAACTTACAACATGAAAACGGCTCCTTGGGTTTTATTCCTTATAAAACCTACCCAGATGACTGTAACTGAGTATTCCTGAGCTTTAAAAAAAGTCCTATTCATTATTCATACACAAAAAGTAATTAGGCTGAGTGCTACAAGTGATAAGGGTCCCTCACATAGCTAATAGGGGCCCATTTGGTCTGCAGCAATGATGGCGTCTAGGGGGGCAGACTTTCTGCTGGTGGAGTGGCAGAGTAAAGAACAGGGCATTTTTGCTCTGGCTACTTACTTCATAAAATATTTGGAGGAAATCCCTGGAGGGAAATCTAGCTGCACATTTCCTATCTTCCATATTCAAATGAGAATCATGGGAAGCTGGAATGGATATGACAAAGATATTCCTAAAACTCTCTCTGCAAAATTCTATTCTCATGGATTTCTGAGGAGGCGGGATGGATGCCAAATACTGGAACAACAGAGCGCTGAGAAAACAAAGAACTCATTGTGGTTTCCTGAGTTTTTTGGCTTCTGAGTATCTTTCCTGTTTTTGTTCAATGATATGTTGGCTTGTGggcgatgggtgtgtgtgtgtgtgtgtgtgtgtatgagtgtgtataAAATGATTAGGCTGCTTCAGATAGAAGCATCCAGCAGATGTCATCATAAACTAAAGCAAAGGAGCCAGTTGATATGTAAATTTAAGTGTAGCCAAAGCAACCCTGAGTAACACATTCCACTGCCTTCCTGCTCAGTTCACTTCTAGTGTTCATCAGCTAGCAGTCCAGAGTGAATGCTGTGAAATCCAATGAGTCTGCTTTCCTAATAAGTACACTTATTCATGCAGCATTGGGTGCGGGTCATTGAAAATCAGTCCTCAGCTGATTTTTAGTAGactgttttcttttccaaagGAAGTGGTGTAGAAAGAATCTTGAATTTTGAATCTTTTACCAGAAGTTTCTAAAAAGCCACATAAACTGCTCAGCCATGCTACTGAACCATTATAAAAGAAATTGTTGGGGGGAACTGTTCCCTCCTATTTGCTTATCTCCTGAGGGCTGTACTTATTGTGAGCTTATTGAGATTGGTCTAATTAAGGGAACATAACAGAAATTATGTACTTTAGAGCTAATGTTTCCAACAATATCAAATCAACATTACATTAACTTTATTGAAATATTCATAGTAGTccataatagcaataataatgatTTGAGAATTCTTTTATCTTTTGTAAAGGAAAACCTGTTTGATTATTGTTTGCAATTGATGTTAGCAAAACTTTAATCATCTTAATTTTGTCTTCCCTACCTGGTTCTCACTGGATTTCAGATCATGTTACCAGCTGCATGGACTTTGGATTGGAGGAGATGAATTCCAGCACATCAGGAGGCAACCAGATTAGACAAGGCTGCTTCACTTTTAGGTCTAAATGGTTGGCTCTTTTGAAGTACCAACCAActtgattgagagccagtttggtctagtggttaaggtactgggctagaaaccaggagtctgtgagttctagtcctgccttaggcatgaaagccggctgggtgaccttgggccagtcactctctctcagtccaacccacctcacagggttgttgttgtggggaaaataggaggaggaaggaatattaggtatgttcgccaccttgcgttatttataaaaataataaaagtgagata
This genomic interval carries:
- the EMP1 gene encoding epithelial membrane protein 1, which produces MLVLLAGIFVVHIATVIMLFVSTISNVWMVTSISDKTNSSGLWKQCSENTCQDLVVNDDDLAALKAVQAFIILAIIFSFISLVMFVVQLFTMEKGKRFYITGAIMLICWLFILIAASIYTARFPQYYKESHHGYSFILAWICFCFSFIIGILYLVLRKK